Genomic DNA from Bacteroidota bacterium:
TTATGTGCTACGGTATTCGTCCCGTTGATTCTCAGTCGGGATAAAAATCTCAACTTGAGCAAGCACAAGCTTGTGTTACTCAAAGTGATTCTCGCAGTCTCGATTCCGTTTTGGATTTGGGATGTTGCGGCAACAGCTCGAGGGCATTGGTCGTTCAATCAAGCCTTTACGCTCGGTATTGATTTTCTGGGTCTTCCGCTGGAAGAGTGGCTGTTTTTTATGGTGGTTGCGTTCGTCTCCGTGTTTGTTTGGGAATCGACAAAGTATTTTATGAGGAGGACGTGAAGGAATACACACTTCTTGCCATAGGTTCGGGTCTTGTTGTTATTGTGCTTGATGTATTCATTCTCAGAACAAAAATTCTCGGGACTAAGGTCTTTTGGATGTTCCTTTGTGTCATGTATGGATTCAAGACGGTAGTAAACGGATACCTGACCTGGAGGCCGATTGTCATGTACGGTGACGAATTCTATCTGGGTGTGCGGTTGTTTACGATTCCGGTTGAGGATTATCTCTACGGCTTCAGTCTGATTACACTATCCGTAGTGTTGTGGGAATACTGGAGGATCAAACAACGAGTTGAGTAATAAGATGAGTGAATATACATGAACGTCCACACGTTGACGCGGGTTCAGACTCTCGACTATCCGATTGATGAAGTATTTGAATTCTTCCGCTCGCCGGAGAATCTTGCACGCATCACACCGCCGTGGCTGAATTTCAGAATTCTCACGCCGCTGCCACTGGAAATGCATCGGGGGACATTGATTGACTATACCGTGAACTGGTTAGGAATGCCGGTTCGTTGGACAACAAACATTGTGGAGTTCAATCCGCCTCACCACTTCGTCGATCTGCAAATCAGCGGACCCTATTCTTTTTGGCATCATACTCATACATTTCTCGAACAGAACGGTAAGACGGATATGCGTGATGAGGTTCGATACGTTCTTCCTTTTGGTATTTTCGGAGAGGCGGTTCACCGATTGATTGTTCGGCGTCAGCTTGAGGAGATTTTTGATTACAGAGAGAGGGCCGTACGTCGGCAGTTTGCGGAGCCCAAGATAGTCAGGCAGTATGTTCATTCGGAGCAGGAGGAGGTTTTATGAAGATAGTGATAGCTGGCGGTACGGGATTCATAGGCAGGAATGTGATGGAGCATTTTGCAGCGTCCAGCCATTCGGTTGTCTTGCTAAGTCGGAATCCGGCTGCAGTCAAGGTGCCTCAATGGCCCAATGTTCATGTAGTGAAATGGGACGGCAGAACAGCTGGAGCATGGTACTCGGAAATCGAGGGTGCTGACGCAATCGTCAATCTTGCGGGCGAGTCCATTGGCGGAAAACGTTGGACATCAAATCAAAAGCAGAAGATTCTCGAAAGTCGCATCAATGCAACGCGTGCCCTCATCGAATCAGTCAACCGCGCAAAAAAGAAACCTCCTGTTCTCATTAACGGCTCGGCAGTTGGTTACTACGGGCCTGTTGAGAGTGATGACGTGACCGAATCGCACGCTCGCGGTAATGGCTTCCTCGCCGATGTATGCGAAGCGTGGGAACGCGTGGCACTGTCAGCGCAACAATACGGTACGCGGGTTGTACTGTTGCGAACTGCTGTTGTCATCGGAGGAGGCAGCGTTGCCCTCGAAAAACTCTCACTGCCCTTCAAACTGTATGTTGGCGGGCCGATCGGCTCGGGAAGACAATGGTTTCCGTGGATTCATGTGAACGATGTCATGCGTGCCATACAGTTTGCAATTGAATCCGAGTCCATCTCCGGCCCTCTTAATCTTGCGGCCCCCGAACCTTCAACAATGAAGCAGTTCTGTCGGGCGCTTGGCAAAGCAATGCAGCGGCCATCCTGGGCGCCGGTGCCGGGGTTTATTCTGAAGATCGCTCTCGGCGAAATGTCAAGTATGATTCTGACGGGACAAAAGGTTGTTCCCTCTAAGCTTCTACAACACGGGTACTCATTTATCTTTCCAAAATTAGATGGTGCGTTAGGAGATATTTTTTCATAGATTTTCAGGCATCAAGCTGAGGTAGGGGCGGTTGGAAGGGGGGCATCGCGTTGTCTCACTCATCGTTCTACAAGAAACCACATCCGCCTGTCGTGAACTACATTCTCAATACCGCGAAGCTCGTCTTGCTCGGCGGTATTTCCCTCCTCATTTTCTACGCTATCGGGTATGCGGTTGCAGCCCAGGAGGGGGCGTGGCTTGCTGTCATAGTCTGGGGTTCGCTTGTCGCGGCACTATACGGGTTGGCCGACAAGATGGTCGTGAAGATGTGCAGGGCCGAATTGCTGACCGTATATCACAATCCTGTTTTGTTCAAGATCGTGGGTGAAGTATTCACGCAAACGAATCTCCCGATGCCCAAGATTTACATGACGCCTGAAGATGCGCCCAACGCCGGTTCGGTGGGATTCAAGGCGAAGAAAGCTGGATTGCTGTTCACGGACGGCGCTGCGAAACTCCTGAACAACGACGAGCTTCGCTGCACAGTTGCCCACCAGATTATTCAATTGCGTCGCGGCGATACGGCGGTCGGAATGGTGGTCGCAGTGTTGGCAATGATGATGGGAATGACCTCCCGATTTGCGCGGGAGAAAGCGGCGGCAAACGATTCCGGATCACGAAAAGGGGGTTTCCTCCGGTTTGGATTTCGCGGAGCAATGGTTTTTCTGGCTCCGCTTGCCGCCTACTCGACGAGAGTTGTTTTGAACATGAAGCGCTTCTATGCAATCGATACGGCGGCTTCCCGTGCGGGCAACCCTCACGACATGGCAAATGTCATTCGAACGATGGAGAAAAAGAAACATCTCTTTCCGACACTCTTACCCCCTGCGGTGGGGCACCTGTTTGTGGTTAGCCCCGTCCGCTCGATACCTGTTCTCAGTCTCTTCAAATCCCACCCCCCGATGGAAGTTAGGATTCAGCGCCTTGCTGCACTGCAACGGGCAACACAAGGATTTCGTTCCATGCAAAGTTCACAATAGGGCGTTACCATTCCGACGATGAAAGAGAAAGAAAATGTCATCGCTTAGCATTTACGTATTGCCGATTCTGCTTGCATTGCTGTTGGCTCCTTCGAATCAGCCTTCGAGCGCAAGTGCCGGACTGCGGATTCCTCCGATTGTCTTTCTGAGCCGCAACCCGCTTCCCGGCAACAGTGCTGGCGATGTTCCCGGCAGCGGTCCGACATTCCGAACTGCCATTGTTGGCGGCAAAATGCTGATACGGGAGAAGAACGGAACGATCCGAACGCTGGTCGACTCTGCCAAGCTTATCGACGTTGCCGACCCGTGTGTTTCGTGGGATGCAAAGAAGATCGTATTTTCCGGCGTGCAACATGCCGACAGCAGCTGGAGAATTTTTGAGATCGGCGTTAACGGTTCCGGATTACGGCAACTGACGTTCTCCGACAGGGAGATCGATTTGTCGCAATTCGGGGCAGCGGCTTCGTTGTTTGTCGGGTATGATGATTTTGATCCATGCTATCTTCCCAACGGAAAGATCGTGTTTGCCAGTACCCGGTATCCTTCGATGTCGATGATGGCGCAAGTCCGTGCCAGCAATTTGTACGTGATCGAGAATGAAGGGCGGGAATTGCGGCGCATAACGAGCGAGCGCAACGGCGCAGAAGAGCCGACAATCGATCCGGTGACCGGAAGGATTGTGTATGCGCGTTGGTGGGGCAACATCGACCGGCCCAGTAACAGTACACGAAACAATGTCTCCCGTGAAGATGATCATTCGCTAACAGATGACATCGGCAACATCTGGCATGCTGTTGCCATCAACCCGGACGGGGATATGCTGAAGCTGTATGCCGGATTTCTGCGGACACGCTACGGCACGCAAACATACAAACCGGAAGTGATGCGCGACGGGCGACTTCTCAGTACGTTCTCACCCCGAACATCGTTGGTCGGAAGTTCCGGGGGATGGGGGATTCGTTGGTTCAAGCCCGGCGCTGATTATGAGCGGCATGTTGTCGGCGTTAAATCCGACGAGTCGCTGCGCGGGCTTGCGGAGGTTTCGCCACCGTATGCGACTGACCCCGTCGAACTCTCGCCAACATCTATTCTCTTTTCCTATTCTGTAGATGGGATTGAATACGGGATTTATTCTTGCGACCTTCAGGGCCGGAATTTGAGCAAAGTCGTTGATTTTCCCGGCACGCTCGAATTGGAACCCCAGCTTGTCGTTACACGTCGGGTTCCGCCAATCGTTCCTGAGCAATTCACAACTCCCGTCTCCGACCTCCCTCCAACAGAAGATCCGGAAACCTACGCACGCAACGACTTCTTCCGCTTTGATTGCATGAACATCTTCACAAACGGAAAAGTGGACGAGCCCATGCCCGACGCTCCGAGAATTGCCCAGGATTTGACGATCCAGTTTTTCATGAACTCCCAGCGACAGAGCGGATTGCGTCCCGATCCATCAATCTTGCTCAAAACTGCTCCTGTTTTTTATATGGGAGGCGTGCATGAGCATGACGTTCCGGCGGAGGTTCCTTTGTTCGAACAGATTGTTGACAAAGAAGGAAAAGTCCTGGAAACAACTGACGGCAAGTTTGCTCATGTTGCCGGATTCAACTTCGAGCGGTTAGGCTCAGGCACGAAATGCGTGGGTTGTCACATCGGTCACTCGATACTCGAAGTTCCCAAGAATGGTGAAGATGCCGAGTGGTTTAATGCTTCCCCCTCCGCTCGTGTGACGGCAAGCTCAGAATTCCGCAATAATAGCGGTACATTATTTCCGGCCCGCAACGTTGTTGACCGCCAGGCCAGGGTAGGGGGTGATTCGGTTATTTGGGTTGCAGA
This window encodes:
- a CDS encoding lycopene cyclase domain-containing protein, encoding MKEYTLLAIGSGLVVIVLDVFILRTKILGTKVFWMFLCVMYGFKTVVNGYLTWRPIVMYGDEFYLGVRLFTIPVEDYLYGFSLITLSVVLWEYWRIKQRVE
- a CDS encoding TIGR01777 family oxidoreductase; this encodes MKIVIAGGTGFIGRNVMEHFAASSHSVVLLSRNPAAVKVPQWPNVHVVKWDGRTAGAWYSEIEGADAIVNLAGESIGGKRWTSNQKQKILESRINATRALIESVNRAKKKPPVLINGSAVGYYGPVESDDVTESHARGNGFLADVCEAWERVALSAQQYGTRVVLLRTAVVIGGGSVALEKLSLPFKLYVGGPIGSGRQWFPWIHVNDVMRAIQFAIESESISGPLNLAAPEPSTMKQFCRALGKAMQRPSWAPVPGFILKIALGEMSSMILTGQKVVPSKLLQHGYSFIFPKLDGALGDIFS
- a CDS encoding SRPBCC family protein, translating into MNVHTLTRVQTLDYPIDEVFEFFRSPENLARITPPWLNFRILTPLPLEMHRGTLIDYTVNWLGMPVRWTTNIVEFNPPHHFVDLQISGPYSFWHHTHTFLEQNGKTDMRDEVRYVLPFGIFGEAVHRLIVRRQLEEIFDYRERAVRRQFAEPKIVRQYVHSEQEEVL
- a CDS encoding M48 family metalloprotease is translated as MSHSSFYKKPHPPVVNYILNTAKLVLLGGISLLIFYAIGYAVAAQEGAWLAVIVWGSLVAALYGLADKMVVKMCRAELLTVYHNPVLFKIVGEVFTQTNLPMPKIYMTPEDAPNAGSVGFKAKKAGLLFTDGAAKLLNNDELRCTVAHQIIQLRRGDTAVGMVVAVLAMMMGMTSRFAREKAAANDSGSRKGGFLRFGFRGAMVFLAPLAAYSTRVVLNMKRFYAIDTAASRAGNPHDMANVIRTMEKKKHLFPTLLPPAVGHLFVVSPVRSIPVLSLFKSHPPMEVRIQRLAALQRATQGFRSMQSSQ
- a CDS encoding lycopene cyclase domain-containing protein, encoding MKWEYLTVLCATVFVPLILSRDKNLNLSKHKLVLLKVILAVSIPFWIWDVAATARGHWSFNQAFTLGIDFLGLPLEEWLFFMVVAFVSVFVWESTKYFMRRT